A window of the Lagenorhynchus albirostris chromosome 1, mLagAlb1.1, whole genome shotgun sequence genome harbors these coding sequences:
- the LCTL gene encoding lactase-like protein, translating to MKPVRAVTLWWVLLLVSRLGATRKESLEEGSFYYGTFPLGFTWGVGSSAFQTEGAWDQDGKGPSIWDIFTHSRKGNVLGEETADVACNGYYKVQEDVALLRELHVSHYRFSLSWPRLLPTGVRADGVNKKGIQFYSDFIDALLNSNITPIVTLHHWDLPQLLQVNYGGWQNVSTANYFSDYASLCFEAFGDRVKHWVTFSDPRTMAEKGYETGHHAPGLKLHGTGLYKAAHHVIKAHAQAWHSYNNTWRSKQQGLVGISLNCDWGEPVDISNPKDIEAAERYLQFCLGWFANPIYAGDYPQVMKDHIGRKSAEQGLDMSRLPVFSLQEKSYIKGTSDFLGLGHFTTRYITERNYPSRQGPSYQNDRDLVELVDPNWPDLGSKWLHSVPWGFRRLLNFAQTQYGNPPIYVTENGASQKLHCTQLCDEWRIQYLKGYTNEMLKAIKDGANIKGYTSWSLLDKFEWERGYSDRYGFYYVDFNKKNRPRYPKASVEYYKKIITANGFPNPQEVESWYLKALETCSINNQMLAAEPFLSYMQIMTEIMVPTVCTLCILIAAVLLMLLLRSLS from the exons ATGAAGCCAGTGAGGGCTGTCACTCTTTGGTGGGTGCTACTGCTGGTGTCCAGGCTGGGGGCCACCAGGAAGGAATCCCTAGAAGAGGGCTCCTTCTACTATGGAACCTTCCCACTTG GCTTCACCTGGGGCGTGGGCAGTTCCGCCTTCCAGACTGAGGGTGCCTGGGACCAGGACGGGAAAGGGCCCAGCATCTGGGACATCTTCACGCACAGTAGGAAAGGGAATGTGCTTGGGGAGGAGACTGCAGACGTGGCCTGTAACGGTTACTACAAGGTCCAG GAGGACGTCGCTCTGCTGAGGGAGCTGCACGTCAGCCACTACCGGTTCTCCCTGTCCTGGCCCCGGCTCCTGCCCACGGGTGTGCGAG CTGACGGGGTGAACAAGAAGGGAATCCAATTCTACAGTGACTTCATTGACGCCCTTCTGAACAGCAACATCACCCCCATCGTGACCCTGCACCACTGGGATCTCCCACAG CTGCTCCAGGTCAACTATGGTGGGTGGCAGAATGTGAGCACAGCCAACTACTTCAGTGATTACGCCAGCCTATGCTTCGAGGCCTTTGGGGACCGGGTGAAGCACTGGGTCACTTTCAGTGACCCTCGG ACAATGGCAGAAAAAGGCTACGAGACGGGCCACCACGCACCTGGACTGAAGCTCCATGGCACGGGCCTATACAAGGCGGCACATCACGTCATTAAG GCCCATGCCCAAGCCTGGCACTCCTACAACAACACATGGCGCAGCAAGCAGCAAG gtctGGTGGGGATTTCATTAAACTGCGACTGGGGGGAACCTGTGGACATTAGTAACCCCAAGGACATAGAGGCTGCCGAGAGATACCTACAGTTCTGCCTGGGCTGGTTTGCCAACCCCATTTACGCCGGTGACTACCCACAAGTCATGAAGGACCATATCG GAAGAAAGAGTGCAGAGCAAGGCCTGGATATGTCGAGGTTACCGGTGTTCTCACTCCAGGAAAAGAGCTACATTAAAGGCACATCTGATTTCTTGGGATTAGGTCATTTTACGACTCGGTACATCACAGAAAGGAACTACCCCTCTCGCCAGGGGCCCAGCTACCAGAACGATCGTGACCTAGTTGAACTGGTTGACCCAAACTGGCCTGATCTGGGGTCTAAATGGCTACATTCTGTGCCATGGGGATTTAGGAGGCTTCTCAACTTTGCTCAG ACTCAATACGGCAATCCACCCATATATGTGACAGAAAATGGAGCATCTCAAAAACTACACTGTACCCAATTATGTGATGAGTGGAGAATTCAATACCTTAAAGGATACACAAATGAAATGCTAAAAG CTATCAAAGATGGTGCTAATATAAAAGGGTATACTTCCTGGTCTCTGTTGGATAAGTTTGAATGGGAGAGAGGATACTCAGATAGATATGGATTCTACTATGTCGACTTCAACAAGAAAAATAGGCCGCGCTATCCAAAGGCTTCAGTTGAATATTACAAGAAGATTATCACTGCCAATGGGTTTCCCAATCCTCAAGAG GTGGAAAGTTGGTACCTCAAAGCCTTGGAAACTTGCTCTATCAACAACCAGATGCTTGCTGCAG AGCCTTTTCTAAGTTACATGCAGATCATGACGGAGATCATGGTACCTACAGTCTGCACCCTCTGTATACTAATCGCTGCAGTTCTCCTGATGCTTCTGCTGAGGAGCCTGAGCTGA